CCGACGAGCTGCGCGCCGCCGTCATCGAGCTGCGCCCCGCCGCCCTGGACGAGGACGGCCTGACCGCCACCCTGCGCGCCCAGATCCAAGTCCTCGACCGTGCCCACCCGGCCCGCGTCACCTTCGACTGTCAGGACACCCGGGCGCTGCCCCCGCGCCAGGAGGCGGCACTGCTCCGAGTCGCCCAGGAGGCGCTGCACAACGCCCTGCGGCACGCCGCCGCGGCCCGCGTCGAGGTCGCCCTCTTCCGCCGGGGCCCGGCCACGGTCCTGCGCGTGGCCGACGACGGCACCGGCTTCGACCCGGTGGCGGTCCGCACCGCGGGCCGCCACCTGGGCCTGGTCTCGATGCGCGACCGCGCGAGCGGGGTGGGCGGCGGCCTGACCGTGGAATCGACGCCCGGCAAGGGCACCGTGATCGAGATGGAGGTGCCCGGTGGCTGATGCCATCCGCGTACTGCTGGTCGACGACCACCAGGTGGTCCGGCGCGGCCTGCGCACGTTCCTCGAAGTGCAGGGAGACATCGAGGTCCTCGGCGAGGCCGCCGACGGCGCGGCGGGCGTCGCCCTCGCCGAGGAGCTGCGCCCCGACGTGATCCTCATGGATCTGAAGATGCCGGGCAGCGACGGCATGGACGCCCTGTGCCGGCTCAAGGAGCTGGGCATCCCGGCCCGCGTGCTGATCGTGACCAGCTTCACCGAGCAGCGCACCGTCGTGCCCGCGCTGCGCGCCGGCGCGGCCGGCTATGTCCACAAGGACATCGACCCCGACGCGCTGGCCGGCGCCATCCGCGCCGTCCACGCCGGGCACGTGCTGCTCCAGCCCGAGGTGGCCGGGGCCCTGCTGGCCCAGGACTCCTCCGGCGGCGGTGGCGGCCGGGCGGGCTCGCTGACCGAGCGGGAGCGCGAAGTGCTCGCCCAGATCACCCGCGGGCGCTCCAACCGCGAGATCGCCCGCGCCCTGGTGCTCTCCGAGAAGACCGTGAAGACCCATGTCTCGAACATCCTCATGAAGCTGGACCTGTCCGACCGGACTCAGGCCGCGCTGTGGGCCGTCCGGCACGGGGTCTCCGACTGACCCCACTACCTCAGGAGAGCGCCCGGACCAAGCTGAGCGTCGCACCTCAGGCCAACATTCATACGGTCGGGTGTATGTCACCCGAATAGCGCAACTCCGGTGGGCCACGTCCGTTTTCCAGGGCAGCCGCGACGGACGGTCGCGGTCAACGCGCTAGGAAGGTCCAGAAGTGAAGAACCTCAAGAAGGCTGCCGCTGTCACCCTCATGGTCGGCGGGCTCGCCGCCGCCGGTGCCGGTGTGGCCTCGGCCGACGCCGCCGGCGCGGCCATCGGCTCCCCGGGCATCGTCTCCGGCAACAACGTGCAGGTGCCGGTGGACGTCCCCGTCAACGTGAGCGGCAACTCGATCAACGTGGTCGGTCTGCTCAACCCGGCGTTCGGCAACACCGCCGTCAACCACTGACGAGGGCGACGCCGCGGGACCGTTGGGCCGATCGTGCGTAACGGGCAGCCCGCCCGTGCCGTGCGATCGGCCCGTGCGTTGTGCAGCGCGCGGCTCCGTCATCGGAGCCGCGGCAGGACAACGTCCAGGAGGATCCCACCTATGAACACTGCCCAAAAGGCTGCCCTCGTGCTGGCCGCCGCCGGCGCCGTCGTCGGCGCCACCACCGGGACGGCCACCGCCTCGGGGGCCGACGCCCAGGCGGCGGCCGCGACGTCGCGAGGCGTCCTCTCCGGCAACAACGTGCAGGTGCCCATCGGCGTCCCGCTCAACGTCGTGGGGAACCCGATCAACGTGGTCGGTCTGCTCAACCCGGCGTTCGGCAACTCCGGAGTCAACGCCTGAGGCATCCCGCGAGGCCCCCGGACGTCCCCGGGGGCCTCGGCATGCCGCGGCTCAGCCGTCCTGCCGCTCCAGCTCCTCCGCGTAGGCGTTGTACGCCGCCACCCGCGCTCGCCGCGCCGCCCGCTCCACCGTCCGCAGCAGCCGGTCCCGTTCGGCCAGCTGGCCCGCGCTCACCACCCCGCCGTGCCCCATGTCGTCGGCGCCCGCCTCCTCGGCGATCCCCACCAGGGCCCCCACCCGCTGCGCCAGCTCCAACACCCGCACCGCCCGCGGCGGATATCCCGGCGCCAGCACCTGCCGCCCCCGCTCCATCCGCGCCCGGTACGCCTCCAGCCGCGTCCGCGCCATCGGCCCCGCGCCCGCCACGTCCAGCCGCGTCAGCTCCTCGGTCGCGTCCCGCAGCACCTCGGCGAGCTCACGCTCGGCCTCGCCCAGCGACGGAACGTCCGCCGGCGGCCCCTGCCGCACCGGCAGACACCGCCACAGCACCTCCGTGATCACATCCCCGGCCGGTCCCGCCTCGCTCACCTCGGGCACCAGCCCGACCGCCCCTCCGGGTCCCGCCGCCAGCACCGCTTCCCCGGCCGCCAGCGCCGCCACGTTGAACTCCGGCGGCCCGCTCAGCCCCAGCGGATGGCCGGGCGCCGGCAGCGCGATCCGCAGCCCCACCACCCCCGACGACCGCAGCCGCCCCAGCGCCAGCGTCAGGCCCACCTGACCCGGCTCTCCCGGCAGACCGACCACCCGGTGCACGGTGTCGTCGGCCACCACTCGCGTCGCCGCGTCGTCCGGTGAGACGAGCCCGGCGAACAGCGCATTGCCCCAGGCGGCCAGCCGCCCCGCACGAGGTTCATCCAGCATGCCCCCTACCTTAGGGAAGTGCGCCCAACGAGCCTCCTGACGACCGATGAGGGCGGGCGGTGGCGTAAGTTTTGCCATGGGGCTCACTGGCACCGAACGGCGACCGCAAGGGGAGAGACCGCGCGCATGAGCGATGTACTGGAGCTGGTGGACGTATCCGTGGTCCGCGAAGGCCGGTCTCTGGTGGACAAGGTCTCCTGGGCGATCGCCGAGGGCGAGCGGTGGGTCATCCTCGGCCCCAACGGCGCCGGCAAGACCACCCTGCTGAACGTCGCCTCCAGCTACCTCTTCCCGACCTTGGGCACCGTCCAGATCCTCGGTGAGAAGCTCGGCGCCGTCGACGTCTTCGAGCTCCGCCCCCGCATCGGCATGGCCAGCAGCGCGCTCGCCGACAAGCTCTCCCGCCGGCAGACCGTCCTGCAGACCGTCCTCACCGCCGCCTACGGCATGACCGCCGGCTGGCAGGAGAAGTACGACGACGTGGACGAGCGGCGCGCCCGCGCCTTCCTCGACCGGCTCGGCATGAGCGAATTCCTCGACCGGCGGTTCGGCACCCTCTCCGAGGGCGAGCGCAAGCGGACCCAGATCGCCCGCGCCATGATGACCGACCCCGAGCTGCTGCTCCTGGACGAGCCGGCCGCCGGCCTCGACCTCGGCGGCCGGGAGGACCTCGTCCGCCGCCTCGGCCGCCTGGCCCGCGACCCCTACGCCCCGTCGATGGTCATGGTCACCCACCACGTCGAGGAGATCGCCCCCGGCTTCACCCACGTCCTGCTGATCAGACAGGGCCGGGTCCTGTCCGCCGGCCCTGTCGACTCCGTGCTCACCTCCGCCAACCTCTCGCACTGCTTCGGACTGCCCCTCATCGTCGAGCGCCACGGCGACCGCTGGACCGCGCACGGCTTGCCTCTGAGCTGAACGGCCCATCCGGTCC
Above is a window of Streptomyces sp. NBC_01803 DNA encoding:
- a CDS encoding chaplin — protein: MKNLKKAAAVTLMVGGLAAAGAGVASADAAGAAIGSPGIVSGNNVQVPVDVPVNVSGNSINVVGLLNPAFGNTAVNH
- a CDS encoding chaplin yields the protein MNTAQKAALVLAAAGAVVGATTGTATASGADAQAAAATSRGVLSGNNVQVPIGVPLNVVGNPINVVGLLNPAFGNSGVNA
- a CDS encoding response regulator transcription factor, giving the protein MADAIRVLLVDDHQVVRRGLRTFLEVQGDIEVLGEAADGAAGVALAEELRPDVILMDLKMPGSDGMDALCRLKELGIPARVLIVTSFTEQRTVVPALRAGAAGYVHKDIDPDALAGAIRAVHAGHVLLQPEVAGALLAQDSSGGGGGRAGSLTEREREVLAQITRGRSNREIARALVLSEKTVKTHVSNILMKLDLSDRTQAALWAVRHGVSD
- a CDS encoding ABC transporter ATP-binding protein, with product MSDVLELVDVSVVREGRSLVDKVSWAIAEGERWVILGPNGAGKTTLLNVASSYLFPTLGTVQILGEKLGAVDVFELRPRIGMASSALADKLSRRQTVLQTVLTAAYGMTAGWQEKYDDVDERRARAFLDRLGMSEFLDRRFGTLSEGERKRTQIARAMMTDPELLLLDEPAAGLDLGGREDLVRRLGRLARDPYAPSMVMVTHHVEEIAPGFTHVLLIRQGRVLSAGPVDSVLTSANLSHCFGLPLIVERHGDRWTAHGLPLS